From the Corticium candelabrum chromosome 2, ooCorCand1.1, whole genome shotgun sequence genome, one window contains:
- the LOC134176118 gene encoding uncharacterized protein LOC134176118, with translation MPATKVLQSFVVIVLIAFGPKGSEACDSSICCCVTSGTVTQVANKLEVVVDVYGRCTNGVVTVSNLCTVYSNTVCVDDLNNPDFAIYKSGTTAHVVRDFDYDDCDAQFGCQSGSCATASAGWEGTYRVTTDIPSLARNCDPEQCCCAKSVSASGSGSDLTLSITPTANSTRCPYGDRSFDVDCNVLGNLYLVCRDSLTGFQILMKKKSLNEGTNYVFVNNDACNAVFECESEDCMNSGFAGQYQSVKQADNGGGFKTASKFVIAVALTAVSIIWGSY, from the coding sequence ATGCCTGCGACTAAAGTTTTGCAATCTTTCGTCGTTATTGTTCTCATTGCGTTTGGGCCCAAAGGCTCCGAAGCTTGTGATTCATCGATTTGCTGCTGCGTTACTAGCGGTACGGTCACGCAGGTAGCAAATAAGCTCGAGGTAGTAGTCGACGTGTACGGTCGATGTACCAATGGAGTCGTGACGGTGAGCAATCTATGTACCGTCTACAGCAACACGGTGTGCGTTGACGACCTAAACAATCCCGACTTTGCTATCTACAAAAGCGGAACTACCGCGCACGTTGTCAGAGACTTCGACTACGACGACTGTGACGCACAGTTCGGGTGTCAGTCGGGATCGTGCGCCACTGCTTCTGCTGGTTGGGAAGGAACGTACAGGGTAACGACCGACATTCCCTCCTTGGCTCGAAACTGCGATCCCGAACAGTGCTGTTGTGCCAAATCGGTTTCTGCGTCTGGCAGCGGTTCAGATCTCACGCTTTCAATTACTCCGACTGCTAACTCTACAAGATGTCCGTACGGAGACAGAAGTTTCGACGTCGATTGCAACGTGTTGGGCAATCTGTATCTCGTCTGTCGGGATAGCCTTACCGGCTTTCAAATTctgatgaagaagaagagctTGAACGAAGGGACAAATTATGTGTTTGTAAACAATGACGCTTGCAACGCCGTGTTTGAGTGTGAAAGTGAAGACTGCATGAACAGCGGATTTGCAGGACAGTATCAATCCGTCAAGCAAGCTGACAACGGCGGAGGCTTTAAGACGGCGTctaaatttgtcattgcagttGCTCTTACTGCCGTTTCTATTATCTGGGGTTCGTATTAG
- the LOC134176282 gene encoding uncharacterized protein LOC134176282: protein MAVASLSSYRDHFHVLVFCSVPSELEAARRVLENGSDSTFEVVHTDVITGLSLCREWNKSPLTVGLIAQADPGGNACTGRLTEMKGLFSVDLAVMTGVCSAVEDVHARVEYGTVLVAKSTSTEEGGMKLHDGEFLANGNPEKIDKDVGVVIEQVICKLGSEREWLEAIPPSERRASPRYVQEMMLDEVVKSKEGVQKRDLFGRLKLEEALEGLDGRVFDTILKKMVETRGWVILEDGVIKHTESGEDYMKNACEFPRPDEINVLMGSIGSIACVNDNLPNDIEQYRKHMANRKLNGIDMEAHYFMAHCKAAFPGSVSMVMKGILDYGTADRQEYYQAYAASTSAAFLNHLLKLKLFFDSLSSKFQWLACGESAGDALVFDKLEYDPLKLQLFPRETIRSPETVQSQVEDLLVKVVQHDRRRRLTIPRAEEIEGHQRRADAAETRADDLERRLALSLEETQTVRRVIRQEQAEKKEMQWTGLALRYQNLHYSFWRKRLRAIVGRWRRPSSEQQASQYLCDNDRVNEGLPLWTQWNVPMPHDSRPYGRMGEVAGRLVAGDGGEEVHVFDDEGDTTFKLVRENGNIMNIVCQQGVCLIHVYDKKECQFMIERVCLNTKKIWHLTILPKEQQLNDVSLALDDDLLYVVGGMTASFERVGTAFVYNIHEDRWLRLNNLPTRRFLCSSVVMKNRAYVGGGRINPYEFLNTVECADIRTRGWTTIHSTKTYLPTLTAVDNKLVATGGQTEQWFDSPSSNVVQLYDERSTKWLLLPPMTQKRKLHAAFSTEDGKVITAGGRDKSFESLWSIESLKCY, encoded by the exons ATGGCGGTGGCTAGTTTATCTTCATATCGAGATCACTTTCACGTTCTCGTTTTCTGCAGTGTTCCTTCGGAATTAGAAGCGGCCCGTCGGGTGTTAGAAAACGGAAGTGATAGCACTTTTGAGGTCGTCCACACCGACGTGATCACCGGTCTTTCTTTGTGTCGCGAGTGGAACAAGTCCCCGCTGACAGTTGGTCTCATAGCGCAAGCAGATCCAGGTGGCAATGCGTGCACAGGTCGCCTGACGGAAATGAAGGGTCTTTTCAGCGTCGACTTGGCTGTGATGACGGGTGTTTGCTCTGCTGTTGAAGATGTTCATGCAAGAGTGGAGTATGGCACGGTGCTCGTCGCAAAGAGCACGTCGACGGAAGAAGGAGGAATGAAGCTGCACGACGGAGAGTTTCTCGCTAATGGAAATCCAGAGAAGATCGACAAGGacgtgggcgtggttattGAGCAGGTCATCTGCAAGCTGGGCAGCGAACGAGAGTGGTTGGAAGCCATTCCACCGAGCGAGAGGCGTGCCAGTCCTCGATACGTACAAGAGATGATGCTGGATGAAGTTGTAAAGAGCAAAGAAGGCGTGCAGAAGAGAGATCTGTTTGGCAGACTGAAACTTGAGGAGGCACTAGAGGGACTGGACGGGAGAGTGTTTGACACTATTTTGAAGAAAATGGTGGAGACACGTGGATGGGTGATCTTGGAAGATGGAGTCATCAAGCACACTGAAAGTGGTGAAGATTACATGAAGAATGCATGTGAATTTCCTCGTCCCGATGAAATCAATGTATTGATGGGATCCATTGGTAGCATTGCATGTGTCAATGACAATCTTCCAAATGACATAGAACAGTACAGGAAGCACATGGCCAACAGGAAGCTGAACGGGATTGACATGGAAGCACATTACTTTATGGCTCATTGCAAAGCTGCTTTTCCTGGGAGTGTGAGTATGGTCATGAAGGGTATCTTAGACTACGGAACTGCAGACAGGCAAGAGTACTACCAGGCATATGCTGCTTCAACATCAGCGGCTTTCCTAAATCATcttttgaaattgaaattattCTTTGATTC ACTGTCATCTAAATTTCAATGGCTGGCTTGTGGCGAAAGTGCAGGAG ATGCACTGGTTTTTGACAAGCTGGAATATGATCCTCTGAAACTTCAACTTTTTCCACGAG AGACGATCAGGTCACCAGAAACTGTTCAGAGTCAAGTGGAGGATTTGCTAGTTAAAGTGGTTCAACATGACAGGCGAAGAAGGTTAACTATTCCACGTGCAGAAGAGATAGAAGGTCACCAGAGACGTGCAGATGCTGCTGAAACACGAGCTGATGATTTAGAAAGACGACTTGCCTTATCATTAGAGGAAACGCAAACAGTACGGAGAGTAATTAGACAAGAACAAGCAGAGAAAAAGGAGATGCAGTGGACTGGATTGGCACTTCGATACCAGAATTTGCATTATTCCTTTTGGCGCAAGCGGCTAAGAGCAATAGTAGGAAGGTGGAGAAGGCCTTCAAGTGAACAGCAAGCTTCCCAATATTTATGTGACAACGATCGG GTCAATGAGGGTCTGCCATTATGGACACAGTGGAATGTACCCATGCCTCATGACAGTCGGCCATATGGTAGAATGGGAGAGGTTGCTGGCAGACTAGTGGCAGGAGATGGAGGTGAAGAGGTGCATGTTTTTGATGACGAGGGTGATACGACCTTCAAATTGGTCAGAGAGAATGGCAACATCATGAACATAGTATGTCAGCAAGGTGTGTGTCTCATCCACGTATATGATAAAAAAGAATGTCAATTTATGATTGAACGAGTTTGTTTGAATACAAAGAAAATATGGCATCTAACAATTCTGCCCAAAGAACAGCAGTTGAATGATGTGTCTCTTGCTCTTGATGACGACTTGTTGTATGTGGTGGGTGGTATGACTGCTTCATTTGAGAGAGTTGGCACAGCATTTGTATACAATATTCACGAAGATCGTTGGCTTAGGTTGAATAACTTACCAACAAGACGTTTTCTTTGTTCTTCTGTTGTTATGAAGAACAGAGCATATGTAGGGGGAGGTAGAATTAATCCGTATGAGTTTTTGAATACAGTTGAATGTGCAGATATTCGGACAAGAGGTTGGACAACAATTCACTCAACTAAGACGTATCTTCCTACACTGACTGCAGTCGATAACAAACTGGTGGCAACTGgaggacagacagaacagTGGTTTGATTCACCTTCTTCTAATGTCGTTCAGTTGTATGATGAGAGATCTACCAAATGGCTGCTCCTTCCACCAATGACTCAAAAACGAAAGTTACATGCAGCTTTTTCAACTGAGGATGGAAAAGTCATTACAGCAGGGGGAAGAGATAAATCATTTGAATCGTTATGGTCCATAGAAAGCTTAAAGTGTTACTAA